The proteins below are encoded in one region of Paenacidovorax monticola:
- the cutA gene encoding divalent-cation tolerance protein CutA, with protein sequence MVTTTVASAADAERLAVQAVQARVAACVQVEAITSHYVWQGAQHADAEWRLVCKTLPRAAAALCAWLRAHHPYEVPQLLTHAVEAEADYVQWVAQQVDG encoded by the coding sequence GTGGTGACGACCACGGTCGCCAGCGCCGCCGACGCCGAGCGCCTCGCGGTCCAGGCCGTGCAGGCGCGTGTGGCCGCCTGCGTGCAGGTGGAGGCCATCACCTCGCACTATGTCTGGCAGGGGGCGCAGCATGCGGATGCCGAATGGCGCCTCGTGTGCAAGACCCTGCCCCGGGCCGCCGCCGCGCTGTGCGCCTGGCTGCGCGCGCACCATCCCTACGAAGTGCCCCAGCTCCTCACCCACGCCGTGGAAGCCGAGGCCGACTACGTGCAGTGGGTGGCGCAGCAGGTGGACGGCTAG
- the araD gene encoding L-arabinonate dehydratase — protein MTRRSPDSLRSARWFAPDDFRSFGHRSRVLQMGYGYDDWMGKPVIAIVNTWSDANQCHAHFKHRVEDVKRGILQAGGFPLELPAISLSESMVKPTTMLYRNFLAMETEELLRSHPVDGAVLMGGCDKTTPGLTMGALSMGIPFLYLPAGPMLRGNWKGKVLGSGSDAFKYWDERRAGRLGEQAWSEMEAGIARSHGTCMTMGTAATMMGIAEAVGLTLPGASSIPAPDANHIRMSAECGRRIVEMVWEDLTPARLLTRANFENGIACAMAMGCSTNAIVHLIAMSRRAGHPVSLDDFDAASRRVPVIANIRPSGDAYLMEDFFYAGGLRAMLERIRGHLKTEALTVNGKTLGENIAGAEVYHDDVIRPLANPIYAEGALAVLRGNLAPDGVVIKPSACAPHLLRHTGRALVFDDYPALKKAVEDPELDVTGDDILVLRNAGPRGAGMPEWGMLPIPTKLLQQGVKDMLRLSDARMSGTSYGGCLLHCSPEAAVGGPLALVKTGDRISVDVPARRIHLEVSDEELDARRAAWTPPPPRYERGYGWMFGRHIKQANEGCDFDFLETSFGRAVPEPDIF, from the coding sequence ATGACACGACGTTCCCCCGATTCGCTGCGCAGCGCGCGCTGGTTCGCGCCTGACGACTTCCGCTCCTTCGGCCACCGCTCGCGCGTGCTGCAGATGGGCTACGGCTACGACGACTGGATGGGCAAGCCCGTGATCGCCATCGTCAACACCTGGAGCGATGCGAACCAATGCCACGCCCATTTCAAGCACCGCGTGGAGGACGTGAAGCGCGGCATCCTGCAGGCGGGCGGCTTTCCGCTGGAGCTGCCGGCCATCTCGCTGTCGGAAAGCATGGTCAAGCCCACGACCATGCTCTACCGCAACTTTCTCGCGATGGAGACCGAGGAACTGCTGCGCAGCCACCCCGTGGACGGGGCCGTGCTCATGGGCGGCTGCGACAAGACCACACCGGGCCTGACCATGGGGGCGCTCTCCATGGGTATTCCGTTCCTCTACCTGCCGGCCGGCCCCATGCTGCGCGGCAACTGGAAGGGGAAGGTCCTTGGCTCGGGCTCGGATGCCTTCAAGTACTGGGACGAACGCCGCGCCGGGCGCTTGGGTGAGCAGGCCTGGTCCGAGATGGAGGCCGGCATCGCGCGCAGCCACGGCACCTGCATGACCATGGGCACGGCGGCCACGATGATGGGCATCGCCGAGGCCGTGGGGCTCACGCTGCCGGGCGCCTCGTCGATTCCCGCGCCCGACGCCAACCACATCCGCATGAGCGCCGAATGCGGCCGCCGCATCGTCGAGATGGTGTGGGAGGACCTCACGCCCGCCCGGCTGCTCACGCGCGCCAACTTCGAGAACGGTATCGCCTGTGCCATGGCCATGGGCTGCTCGACCAATGCCATCGTGCACCTGATCGCCATGTCGCGCCGCGCGGGCCACCCCGTGAGCCTGGACGACTTCGACGCCGCGAGCCGCCGCGTGCCGGTGATCGCCAACATCCGGCCCAGCGGCGATGCCTACCTGATGGAAGACTTCTTCTACGCGGGCGGCCTGCGCGCGATGCTCGAGCGCATCCGCGGCCATCTGAAGACCGAGGCGCTCACGGTGAACGGCAAGACCCTGGGCGAGAACATCGCGGGCGCCGAGGTCTACCACGACGACGTGATCCGGCCGCTCGCCAACCCGATCTATGCCGAGGGCGCGCTGGCCGTGCTGCGCGGCAACCTCGCGCCCGACGGCGTGGTCATCAAGCCCAGCGCCTGCGCGCCGCACCTGCTGCGGCACACGGGCCGCGCGCTGGTGTTCGACGACTACCCTGCGCTCAAGAAGGCGGTGGAAGACCCCGAGCTGGACGTGACGGGCGACGACATCCTCGTGCTGCGCAATGCCGGCCCGCGCGGCGCGGGCATGCCCGAGTGGGGCATGCTGCCCATACCCACCAAGCTGCTCCAGCAGGGCGTGAAGGACATGCTGCGCCTGTCCGATGCGCGCATGAGCGGCACGAGCTACGGCGGCTGCCTGCTGCACTGCTCGCCCGAGGCCGCCGTCGGCGGGCCGCTGGCCCTCGTGAAGACGGGCGACCGCATCAGCGTGGACGTGCCCGCGCGGCGCATCCACCTGGAAGTCAGCGACGAGGAACTGGACGCGCGCCGCGCCGCCTGGACGCCGCCGCCCCCGCGCTACGAGCGCGGCTACGGCTGGATGTTCGGCCGCCACATCAAGCAGGCCAACGAGGGCTGCGACTTCGACTTTCTCGAAACCAGCTTCGGCCGCGCCGTGCCCGAGCCCGACATTTTCTGA
- a CDS encoding GntR family transcriptional regulator encodes MHVIEKVRLDRSRHAAPQVFEKLREAILSLELTPGTVLARNVLAEQFGISQTPIRDALMRLGEEGLVDIFPQHATVVSRIDVGAAREAHFLRRSIELEIVRGLAQRAPEGLAGRLQAQMALQTTLAAAQNYRDFVAADQEFHHLMYEAAGVPGLWDLVRRMSGHVDRLRRLHLPTAGKTEAILRDHQAIADAIARQDPESAQAALRTHLSGTLSSLDEICARYPEYVTG; translated from the coding sequence ATGCATGTGATCGAAAAAGTCCGACTCGACCGCTCGCGCCATGCCGCGCCCCAGGTCTTCGAGAAGCTGCGCGAGGCCATCCTGTCGCTGGAACTCACGCCGGGCACGGTGCTCGCGCGCAATGTGCTGGCCGAGCAGTTCGGCATCAGCCAGACGCCCATCCGCGACGCCCTTATGCGCCTGGGCGAGGAAGGCCTCGTGGACATCTTCCCGCAGCACGCCACGGTGGTGAGCCGCATCGACGTGGGCGCCGCGCGCGAGGCGCATTTCCTGCGCCGCTCGATCGAGCTGGAGATCGTGCGCGGCCTCGCGCAGCGCGCGCCCGAGGGATTGGCCGGCCGCCTGCAGGCGCAGATGGCGCTGCAGACCACGCTGGCCGCCGCGCAGAACTACCGCGATTTCGTGGCGGCCGACCAGGAGTTCCACCACCTCATGTACGAGGCGGCCGGCGTGCCGGGCCTGTGGGACCTGGTGCGGCGCATGTCGGGCCACGTGGACCGGCTGCGCCGGCTGCACCTGCCCACGGCGGGCAAGACCGAGGCCATCCTGCGCGACCACCAGGCCATCGCGGACGCCATCGCGCGCCAAGACCCCGAGAGCGCCCAGGCCGCGCTGCGCACGCACCTGTCGGGCACGCTGAGTTCGCTCGACGAAATCTGTGCGCGCTATCCCGAGTACGTCACGGGCTAA
- a CDS encoding M16 family metallopeptidase, whose product MKRALTLLGLVACLSAGAQPQASAVSPPSPSAAPARAAGMPGAQQFTLRNGMQLIVQPDRRAPTAVHMVWVRVGAMDEVDGTSGVAHVLEHMMFKGSKAVPPGEFSRRVAALGGLENAFTSWDYTGYYQQIPAARLEDVMKLEADRFAHNQWPDAEFKKEIEVVKEERRMRTEDQPRALLMEQLYAASFIASPYHRPIVGWMSDLDAMTPEDVRQFHRQWYVPGNAVVVVAGDVDVSRVRAWAEKYYGSIPARAVPARKPRTEPAQRGLRRIDVKAPAEQSYVALAFHVPRIRSVDAMTGEDRDALSLLVLSAVLSGYDGARLERALAQGAQRVADSADSSASVLGRGPGLFLLTGVPAAGKTAQDVEQALRAEVARVARDGVDPAELERVKTQWMASNVYERDSLQNQAQQLGSYWVLGMPLDAEERLLAQLRGVTPDQVRAVAAKYFGDDALTIATLRPQPMTGQPRPRPAPAAGGVLH is encoded by the coding sequence ATGAAACGTGCTCTTACCCTCCTGGGCCTCGTGGCCTGCCTGAGTGCCGGGGCCCAGCCCCAGGCGTCCGCCGTCTCTCCCCCATCCCCCAGCGCAGCGCCGGCGCGCGCGGCGGGCATGCCCGGGGCCCAGCAGTTCACGCTGAGGAATGGCATGCAGCTCATCGTGCAGCCCGACCGGCGCGCGCCCACGGCCGTGCACATGGTGTGGGTGCGCGTGGGCGCCATGGACGAGGTGGACGGCACCTCGGGCGTGGCGCACGTGCTGGAGCACATGATGTTCAAGGGTTCCAAGGCGGTGCCGCCGGGCGAGTTCTCGCGTCGCGTGGCGGCGCTGGGCGGGCTCGAGAACGCCTTCACGAGCTGGGACTACACGGGCTACTACCAGCAGATCCCGGCCGCGCGGCTCGAAGACGTGATGAAGCTCGAAGCCGACCGCTTCGCCCACAACCAGTGGCCCGACGCCGAGTTCAAGAAAGAGATCGAGGTCGTCAAGGAAGAGCGCCGCATGCGCACCGAGGACCAGCCGCGTGCCCTGCTCATGGAGCAGCTCTATGCCGCGAGCTTCATCGCATCGCCCTACCACCGCCCCATCGTGGGCTGGATGAGCGACCTCGACGCGATGACGCCCGAGGACGTGCGCCAGTTCCATCGCCAGTGGTACGTGCCCGGCAATGCGGTGGTGGTGGTCGCGGGCGACGTGGATGTGTCCCGGGTGCGCGCCTGGGCCGAGAAGTACTACGGCAGCATTCCCGCGCGCGCCGTGCCCGCGCGCAAGCCGCGCACCGAGCCCGCGCAGCGGGGCCTGCGCCGCATCGACGTGAAGGCGCCGGCCGAGCAGTCGTACGTGGCGCTGGCCTTCCATGTGCCGCGCATCCGCAGCGTGGACGCCATGACCGGGGAGGACCGCGACGCGCTGTCGCTGCTTGTGCTGTCGGCCGTGCTCAGCGGTTACGACGGCGCTCGCCTGGAGCGCGCTCTGGCCCAGGGGGCGCAGCGCGTGGCCGACAGCGCCGACAGCTCGGCCTCCGTACTGGGCCGTGGGCCGGGGCTGTTCCTGCTCACCGGGGTGCCCGCCGCGGGCAAGACCGCGCAGGACGTGGAGCAGGCGCTGCGCGCCGAGGTGGCCCGCGTGGCGCGTGATGGGGTGGATCCCGCGGAGCTGGAGCGCGTCAAGACGCAGTGGATGGCCTCGAACGTGTACGAGCGCGACTCGCTGCAGAACCAGGCCCAGCAGCTTGGCAGCTACTGGGTGCTGGGCATGCCGCTCGACGCCGAGGAGCGCCTGCTCGCGCAGCTGCGTGGCGTCACGCCCGATCAAGTGCGGGCCGTGGCCGCCAAATACTTCGGCGACGACGCGCTCACCATCGCCACGCTGCGGCCCCAGCCCATGACGGGCCAGCCGCGCCCCCGTCCCGCGCCGGCGGCCGGCGGGGTGCTCCACTGA
- a CDS encoding ribonuclease activity regulator RraA produces MNPQTRAQLMKVSTATLCTALFKRGLRNQFIQGVLPLNPGLPNMVGEAFTLRYMPAREDRNGIAVFQNRDHPQRVAVEQCPPGAVLVIDSRKDARAASAGGILVARLMQRGVAGVVTDGGFRDSPDIAKYRMPAYHSRPSAPTNLTLHEAIEINGPIGCGDAPVFPGDVVVGDAEGVIVIPAHLADEIAAEATEMTVFEDFVQEKVMEGRSILGLYPPTDEQTRTDFAAWRQACGR; encoded by the coding sequence GTGAATCCGCAAACCCGTGCACAGCTCATGAAGGTGAGCACCGCCACGCTGTGCACCGCGCTCTTCAAGCGCGGCCTGCGCAACCAGTTCATCCAGGGCGTGCTGCCGCTCAACCCCGGCCTGCCCAACATGGTGGGCGAGGCCTTCACGCTGCGCTACATGCCGGCGCGCGAGGACCGCAACGGCATCGCCGTGTTCCAGAACCGCGACCACCCGCAGCGTGTGGCCGTAGAGCAATGCCCGCCCGGCGCGGTGCTGGTGATCGACAGCCGCAAGGACGCGCGCGCCGCATCGGCCGGCGGCATCCTGGTGGCGCGGCTGATGCAGCGCGGCGTGGCCGGCGTGGTCACGGACGGCGGCTTTCGCGACAGCCCCGATATCGCCAAGTACCGCATGCCGGCCTACCACAGCCGCCCGAGCGCACCCACCAACCTGACGCTGCACGAGGCCATCGAGATCAACGGCCCCATCGGCTGCGGCGACGCGCCCGTGTTCCCCGGCGACGTGGTCGTGGGCGATGCCGAGGGCGTGATCGTGATTCCCGCGCACCTGGCCGACGAGATCGCGGCCGAGGCCACCGAGATGACCGTGTTCGAGGACTTCGTGCAGGAAAAGGTGATGGAGGGCCGCTCCATCCTGGGCCTGTACCCGCCCACCGACGAGCAGACGCGCACCGACTTCGCGGCATGGCGCCAGGCCTGCGGGCGCTGA
- a CDS encoding FAD:protein FMN transferase, protein MTVWLRRARPLLGTLVEIGVADQGAAEAAMQAAFAAVQRVQSCMSRFEQGSDVARFAALPVGEGLVVAPETAEVLRAARALQSASGGLFDITLGCAPDGWHCDGHTLHKRAASAVFDLGGIAKGYAVDRAVQALQCLGCEAGWVNAGGDLRAFGPVQVPVLLRDEEGGGVRPFAHLGDGALATSCLGPQRRSQAWVAGSHGVSAHVSVAAPSCLWADALTKVVAASGDARHPVLQAHGARAWLH, encoded by the coding sequence ATGACCGTCTGGCTGCGCCGCGCCCGTCCGCTGCTGGGCACGCTGGTGGAAATCGGCGTGGCAGATCAGGGCGCGGCCGAGGCTGCCATGCAGGCCGCCTTTGCGGCCGTGCAGCGCGTGCAATCCTGCATGTCGCGCTTTGAGCAGGGCAGCGACGTCGCGCGGTTCGCTGCGCTGCCCGTGGGTGAAGGCCTGGTGGTCGCACCCGAGACCGCCGAGGTACTGCGGGCCGCCCGCGCTCTGCAGTCGGCCAGCGGCGGCCTGTTCGACATCACCCTGGGCTGTGCGCCTGATGGTTGGCATTGCGACGGGCACACGCTGCACAAGCGAGCGGCCTCGGCCGTGTTCGACCTGGGCGGCATCGCCAAGGGCTATGCGGTGGACCGCGCCGTGCAGGCGCTGCAGTGCCTGGGCTGCGAAGCGGGCTGGGTCAATGCGGGCGGGGATCTCCGGGCGTTTGGCCCCGTGCAGGTGCCGGTACTGCTGCGCGACGAAGAGGGCGGCGGCGTCCGCCCGTTCGCGCACCTGGGCGATGGCGCGCTGGCCACGAGCTGCCTGGGGCCCCAGCGCCGCAGCCAGGCCTGGGTGGCCGGCAGCCACGGCGTGAGCGCCCACGTGAGCGTGGCTGCACCGAGTTGTCTGTGGGCCGATGCCCTGACCAAGGTCGTGGCGGCCAGCGGCGACGCGCGGCACCCGGTATTGCAGGCCCATGGGGCCCGGGCGTGGCTGCATTGA
- the rsmD gene encoding 16S rRNA (guanine(966)-N(2))-methyltransferase RsmD: MSAARGGRRPAQAAPGAQQAHRGAGEVRIIGGLWKRTRLPVAQRPGLRPTPDRVRETLFNWLGQDLTGWRCLDAFAGTGALGLEAASRGAEAVLLVEQDAALAAQLQTLQQRLQAGAVRVQRGDGIAALRQAAPGSLHLVLLDPPFGGADLFAPALRAAAQAVAVDGFVYLEAPAAWDEAALAECGLQPYRHLKAGAVHAHLLRARMA, encoded by the coding sequence GTGAGCGCCGCGCGCGGTGGCCGCCGCCCGGCCCAGGCCGCTCCGGGCGCGCAGCAAGCGCACCGGGGCGCGGGCGAGGTGCGCATCATCGGCGGCCTGTGGAAGCGCACGCGCCTGCCCGTGGCGCAGCGCCCCGGCCTGCGCCCCACGCCCGACCGCGTGCGCGAAACGCTGTTCAACTGGCTCGGCCAGGACCTGACGGGCTGGCGCTGCCTGGATGCCTTCGCGGGCACGGGCGCGCTGGGCCTGGAGGCCGCCTCGCGCGGGGCCGAGGCCGTGTTGCTCGTGGAGCAGGACGCGGCGCTGGCGGCGCAATTGCAGACGCTGCAGCAGCGCCTGCAGGCGGGCGCCGTGCGGGTGCAGCGCGGCGATGGCATCGCGGCGCTGCGCCAGGCCGCGCCGGGCAGCCTGCATCTGGTGCTGCTCGATCCGCCCTTCGGTGGCGCCGACCTGTTCGCCCCGGCGCTGCGCGCGGCCGCGCAGGCGGTGGCTGTGGATGGGTTCGTCTATCTGGAGGCCCCTGCCGCCTGGGACGAGGCGGCCCTGGCCGAATGCGGGCTGCAGCCCTACCGGCACCTGAAGGCGGGGGCCGTGCATGCCCATCTGCTGCGCGCCCGCATGGCCTGA
- the coaD gene encoding pantetheine-phosphate adenylyltransferase — protein MAHHVLAVYPGTFDPITLGHEDVVRRATQLFGEVIVAVAAGHHKKTLFSLDERIAMVREAVAQYPQVRVESFSGLVRDFVVARGGKAMVRGLRAVTDFDYEFQLAGMNRTLMPDVETVFLTPSDKYQFISSTFVREIAMLGGEVDKFVSPAVLARLTAKVQSTAP, from the coding sequence ATGGCCCACCACGTGCTCGCCGTCTACCCCGGAACCTTCGATCCCATCACGCTGGGACATGAAGACGTGGTGCGCCGTGCGACCCAGCTGTTCGGCGAGGTGATCGTGGCGGTGGCGGCGGGGCACCACAAGAAGACCCTGTTCAGCCTGGATGAGCGCATTGCCATGGTGCGCGAGGCCGTGGCGCAGTACCCCCAGGTGCGGGTCGAGAGCTTCTCGGGCCTGGTGCGCGACTTCGTCGTGGCGCGCGGCGGCAAGGCCATGGTGCGTGGGTTGCGCGCCGTGACCGACTTCGATTACGAATTCCAGCTCGCGGGCATGAACCGCACGCTGATGCCCGACGTGGAAACGGTGTTCCTCACGCCCAGCGACAAGTACCAGTTCATCAGCAGCACCTTCGTGCGCGAGATCGCGATGCTGGGTGGCGAGGTGGACAAATTCGTCTCGCCCGCGGTGCTGGCGCGGCTGACGGCCAAGGTCCAAAGCACGGCGCCCTGA
- a CDS encoding Bug family tripartite tricarboxylate transporter substrate binding protein: MPIHRRSAILALAASIVLMPALALAQAQEWPQAKPITYVVPFTPGGSTDIVGRTIANKLQESLKQAVVVENKPGQAGGIGASFVAKAPADGYTLFGGTISTHAINASLYKNLSYDPVKDFEPVALVATLPNVLIINPNLGVNSVADLVALLKKDPSKRMFASSGAGTSTHLAGELFGDMIGVKLTHVPYKGTPPALTDVAAGQVTFMFDQMTAALPLAKAGRLKLLAVTTGKRVALAPELPTMIEAGIAGFEMSSWQAIYAPKGTPKAIVQRLNTEIVKALKQPDVKAKLTDQLGMEIVGSTPEELAAHMAREIPRWAALVKKSGATPD; the protein is encoded by the coding sequence ATGCCCATCCATCGCCGCAGCGCCATCCTGGCGCTGGCCGCCTCGATCGTCCTCATGCCCGCGCTGGCCCTGGCCCAGGCCCAGGAATGGCCCCAGGCCAAGCCCATCACCTATGTCGTGCCGTTCACGCCGGGCGGCTCCACCGACATCGTGGGCCGCACCATCGCCAACAAACTGCAGGAGAGCCTCAAGCAGGCCGTGGTGGTCGAGAACAAGCCGGGCCAGGCTGGCGGCATCGGCGCCTCGTTCGTGGCCAAGGCACCGGCCGACGGCTACACGCTGTTCGGCGGCACCATCAGCACCCATGCGATTAATGCGAGCTTGTACAAGAACCTCTCGTACGACCCGGTGAAGGACTTCGAGCCCGTGGCGCTCGTGGCCACGCTGCCCAATGTGCTCATCATCAACCCGAACCTGGGCGTGAACTCGGTGGCCGACCTGGTCGCGCTGCTCAAGAAGGACCCGTCCAAGCGCATGTTCGCCTCCTCGGGCGCAGGCACCTCCACCCACCTCGCGGGCGAGCTGTTCGGCGACATGATCGGCGTGAAGCTCACGCATGTGCCCTACAAGGGCACACCGCCCGCGCTCACCGACGTGGCGGCGGGCCAGGTCACGTTCATGTTCGACCAGATGACTGCCGCGCTGCCGCTGGCCAAGGCCGGGCGTCTCAAGCTGCTGGCCGTCACCACGGGCAAGCGCGTGGCGCTCGCGCCCGAGCTGCCGACCATGATCGAGGCCGGCATCGCGGGCTTCGAGATGTCGTCCTGGCAGGCCATTTACGCGCCCAAGGGCACGCCCAAGGCCATCGTGCAGCGCCTCAACACCGAGATCGTGAAGGCACTCAAGCAGCCCGACGTGAAAGCCAAGCTGACCGATCAGCTGGGCATGGAGATCGTGGGCAGTACGCCCGAGGAACTCGCCGCCCACATGGCCCGCGAGATCCCGCGCTGGGCCGCGCTCGTGAAGAAGTCGGGCGCCACGCCGGACTGA
- a CDS encoding aldehyde dehydrogenase family protein, whose product MPHFDNLINGEWTPAPSLAPNTSPSDLSDVIGEYAQGSAADVATAVAAATAAFPAWSTSGIQARSDALDKIGTEILARKDELGTLLAREEGKTRPEAIGEVARAGQIFKFFAGECLRLAGETIPSVRPGIGVEITREPLGVVGLITPWNFPIAIPAWKIAPALAFGNCVVLKPADLVPGSAWALAEIIHRSGIPAGVFNLVMGRGREVGEALVEHPGVAAISFTGSVGVGRRIAARCAELHKKVQLEMGGKNPQVILDDADLAQAVELSAQSAFYSTGQRCTASSRLIVTDRIYPAFIAALQERMARIKVGDALAAGTDMGPVVSQAQLEQDLAYVEIARAEGATLAAGGTRVACHTGSGKQGYFMAPALLTDTGAGMRINREEVFGPVASVIRVKGYEEALQVANDTEFGLSAGIATTSLKYAMHFKRHAQAGMVMVNLPTAGVDYHVPFGGRKGSSYGPREQGRYAREFFTVVKTAYTLA is encoded by the coding sequence ATGCCCCACTTTGACAACCTCATCAACGGCGAATGGACCCCCGCCCCGTCCCTCGCCCCCAACACCAGCCCCAGCGACCTGTCCGACGTGATCGGCGAATACGCCCAGGGCAGCGCCGCTGACGTGGCCACCGCCGTGGCCGCCGCCACCGCCGCCTTCCCCGCCTGGAGCACCTCGGGCATCCAGGCCCGCTCGGACGCCCTCGACAAGATCGGCACCGAGATCCTCGCGCGCAAGGACGAACTCGGCACCCTGCTCGCACGCGAGGAGGGCAAGACCCGCCCCGAGGCCATCGGCGAGGTCGCGCGCGCCGGCCAGATCTTCAAGTTCTTCGCGGGCGAATGCCTGCGCCTGGCGGGCGAGACCATCCCCTCGGTGCGCCCGGGCATCGGCGTGGAGATCACGCGCGAGCCCCTCGGCGTGGTCGGGCTCATCACGCCCTGGAACTTCCCCATCGCCATTCCGGCCTGGAAGATCGCCCCGGCCCTGGCCTTCGGCAACTGCGTGGTCTTGAAGCCCGCCGACCTCGTGCCCGGCAGCGCCTGGGCCCTGGCCGAGATCATCCACCGCTCGGGCATCCCCGCCGGCGTGTTCAACCTCGTCATGGGCCGGGGGCGCGAGGTCGGCGAAGCCCTGGTCGAGCACCCCGGCGTGGCCGCCATCAGCTTCACGGGCTCCGTGGGTGTGGGCCGGCGCATCGCGGCGCGCTGCGCCGAGCTGCACAAGAAGGTGCAGCTGGAGATGGGCGGCAAGAACCCCCAGGTCATCCTCGACGACGCCGACCTGGCCCAGGCCGTGGAACTGAGCGCCCAGAGCGCCTTCTACTCCACGGGCCAGCGCTGCACGGCCTCGAGCCGCCTGATCGTGACCGACCGGATCTACCCGGCCTTCATCGCCGCGCTGCAGGAACGCATGGCCAGGATCAAGGTTGGCGATGCGCTGGCCGCCGGCACCGACATGGGCCCGGTGGTGAGCCAGGCCCAGCTCGAGCAGGACCTGGCCTATGTGGAGATCGCCCGGGCCGAGGGCGCCACGCTGGCCGCCGGCGGCACCCGCGTGGCCTGCCACACGGGCAGCGGCAAGCAGGGCTACTTCATGGCCCCGGCGCTGCTGACGGACACCGGGGCGGGCATGCGCATCAACCGCGAGGAGGTCTTCGGGCCCGTGGCCAGCGTGATCCGCGTGAAGGGCTACGAGGAGGCGCTGCAGGTGGCCAACGACACGGAGTTCGGCCTGTCGGCGGGCATCGCGACCACGAGCCTGAAATACGCCATGCACTTCAAGCGCCACGCGCAGGCGGGCATGGTGATGGTGAACCTGCCCACGGCGGGGGTGGACTACCACGTGCCGTTCGGCGGGCGCAAGGGTTCGAGCTACGGGCCGCGCGAGCAGGGGCGCTATGCGCGGGAGTTCTTCACCGTGGTGAAGACGGCTTACACGCTGGCGTGA
- a CDS encoding M16 family metallopeptidase, translating into MIAMKKKAASAVLACAGWLLAASPAWALLPIQHWSEASGAQVWLVESPGIPMVDVQISFDAGSRRDPAPQAGLASAMAMMTSKGVRARGDAAALDENALGEAWADLGASFEAQADRDSFGYALRSLTEPALLERAARLAARQLAEPSLPEAVWQRERARWSAAIKEADTRPGTAAKKAFAAAVFGSHPYGQRPTEETLARIEVADLQTFHERYIAACRARVSIVGAVSRAQAQALVGRLLAHLPERTSAECAPQPAVPEVQPLAKAVQENVPFASAQAQVLIGQPGIARRDPDFLALLVGNHILGGGGLVSRLTEEVREKRGLSYSVYSDFSPGLNAGAFVVALQTRPDQAAQAVQVARETLARYVAQGPTEAELRAAKANLIGGFALRIDSNRKLLGNVSNIAWNGLPLDYLEHWTDRVQALTVADIRAALQRHLQPERMVTVVVGGQP; encoded by the coding sequence ATGATTGCTATGAAAAAGAAAGCTGCCAGCGCTGTGCTGGCGTGCGCTGGCTGGCTTCTGGCGGCCAGTCCTGCCTGGGCGCTGCTGCCCATCCAGCACTGGAGCGAGGCGAGCGGCGCACAGGTGTGGCTGGTGGAGAGCCCCGGCATTCCGATGGTGGACGTGCAGATCTCGTTCGATGCGGGCAGCCGGCGCGACCCCGCGCCCCAGGCGGGCCTGGCGAGCGCGATGGCCATGATGACCTCCAAGGGCGTGCGTGCCCGGGGCGATGCTGCCGCGCTCGACGAGAACGCGCTGGGCGAGGCCTGGGCCGACCTGGGGGCGAGCTTCGAAGCGCAGGCCGACCGCGACAGCTTCGGCTACGCGCTGCGCTCGCTCACCGAGCCGGCCCTGCTGGAGCGCGCGGCGCGCCTGGCCGCGCGCCAGCTGGCCGAGCCCAGCCTGCCCGAAGCCGTGTGGCAGCGCGAACGCGCCCGCTGGAGCGCCGCCATCAAGGAGGCCGACACGCGTCCCGGCACGGCGGCCAAGAAGGCCTTCGCGGCCGCCGTGTTCGGCAGCCATCCCTATGGCCAGCGGCCGACGGAGGAGACGCTGGCGCGCATCGAAGTGGCCGACCTGCAGACGTTCCATGAACGCTACATCGCTGCCTGCCGTGCACGCGTGAGCATCGTGGGCGCTGTCAGCCGCGCCCAGGCCCAGGCCCTGGTGGGCCGGCTGCTGGCGCATCTGCCGGAGCGCACCAGCGCCGAATGCGCGCCGCAGCCCGCCGTGCCCGAGGTGCAGCCGCTGGCCAAGGCAGTGCAGGAGAACGTGCCCTTCGCCTCGGCCCAGGCCCAGGTGCTCATCGGCCAGCCCGGCATCGCGCGGCGCGATCCCGACTTTCTCGCGCTGCTGGTGGGCAACCACATCCTGGGCGGCGGGGGGCTCGTGTCGCGCCTGACCGAAGAGGTGCGCGAGAAGCGCGGCCTGAGCTACAGCGTGTACAGCGACTTCTCGCCGGGCCTGAACGCGGGCGCCTTCGTCGTGGCGCTGCAGACCCGGCCCGACCAGGCGGCCCAGGCCGTGCAGGTGGCGCGCGAGACGCTGGCCCGCTACGTGGCCCAGGGGCCCACCGAGGCCGAGCTGCGCGCGGCCAAGGCCAACCTGATCGGTGGCTTCGCGCTGCGCATCGACAGCAACCGCAAGCTGCTGGGCAACGTGTCCAACATCGCCTGGAATGGCCTGCCGCTCGACTACCTGGAGCATTGGACCGACCGTGTTCAGGCGCTCACCGTGGCCGACATCCGCGCCGCGCTGCAGCGCCATCTGCAGCCCGAGCGCATGGTCACGGTGGTCGTTGGAGGCCAGCCGTGA